A section of the Oncorhynchus tshawytscha isolate Ot180627B linkage group LG09, Otsh_v2.0, whole genome shotgun sequence genome encodes:
- the LOC112226163 gene encoding myocardin-related transcription factor A isoform X6 — MPPLKSPAAFHEQRRSLERARTEDYLKRKIRSRPERSELVRMHILEDHVPDGCWLANPLCAVCSETSVEPSLQAKQLQLKRARLADDLNDKISHRPGPMELIHKNILPVHSSIKQAIIETDFPKVAGEISSFDEDSSDTLSPEQPIGQESPLGHGPLPSPPDALACISTPTQFLTQVPPPPSPLPPFHGPCQPVKLSNGTAVLRTGPALIKSQPKPTSERPPQRSKKPKDNKPKVRKLKYHQYIPPDQKADHEPPPQLDSTYAKILHQQQLFLQLQILNQQQQHYNYHTILPAPPKPLTDQPPPTNGPSPSPAVPASSTSSSSQSAPSRQNVTHVGGATPGSLPPNLDDLKVAELKHELKLRSLPVSGTKNDLIERLRNYQAQQNSRGGGSATTTTAGGATGSGAGVPKTNHPTQQQQKQLLLLQQQQLSQHQALSSVVHQSGEAGVVTLATFPFMTTAPQQVMHFGSTSSSPPVSPAPSDRSLAGMSPDETSCNGDSFGEMVSSPLTQLSLHPSPQHLGTIKEELSGSAPTACQFSMAALQKRLQVAPPSVNKDQMLQEKDKQIEALTCMLRQKQRLVETLRVQLEQGKRGGQDAPPESLGLVRVKEEPPDIPSIPSTFIPIARSPTPSQCHMEVTKMTIKQEVGDVEEAVEPSLEAPPQQVQLEQIQAQQRSQLEQLKLQQMQQINALQLAQQQALQQLLLQQNQQNLQKHRSQQRKKKSHKQQLKQQQQQLLSQQQQQIQSKNQQLLQSKHQHQQILQAQQQQQQLKSQQVSQMFLNQQSRSTTSFPLDLLKTHSTPTLVTDSNGNHFLIALTNHCAESQGSETPQGTPQGKASNRIILQRLQSTPTKLPSQSPLQLSSSDTQSKPKTQPGLVKQPTRKGQKAGLQVSTNHSPGVALSFSAPPNLQPFFPNDDSSPSEKDISPSPPAQTEDLSPGLDHEPLFSPPSPKQTPSPNPPDDKDNGSTQHMDDLFDILIQTGEISATFKPAPDPSLARLRPNTPSPSRSQAPSPLQLQLHFSPPTPPEPETPKPSPGEEELQAPATIDQDVSNTGSGRLEDFLESTTGKPLLGVEPGGPLTLIDDLHSQMLSTPSILDHTSSPMDTYELSGYTANPPGLNFGDHALDSMDWLDITMGGASNEIAGLAPLGPLGPHTPPSVFSADFLDSSDLQLHWDSCL; from the exons cgctGAAAAGTCCAGCTGCCTTCCACGAACAGAGACGAAGTTTAGAGCGAGCGCGG aCTGAAGACTACCTAAAGAGGAAGATCCGAAGTCGGCCGGAGAGGTCGGAGCTGGTCAGGATGCACATTCTGGAGG ATCACGTGCCTGATGGTTGTTGGCTGGCTAACccgctgtgtgctgtgtgttcaGAGACGTCGGTGGAACCCTCCCTCCAGGCCAAACAACTGCAGCTGAAGAGGGCCCGTCTGGCTGACGACCTCAACGACAAGATCTCCCACCGGCCCGGCCCCATGGAGCTCATTCACAAGAACATCCTGCCTGTACACAGCAGTATCAAACAGGCCATCATAG agacagacttcCCCAAGGTTGCTGGGGAGATATCCTCCTTTGATGAGGACAGTAGTGATACTCTCTCTCCTGAGCAGCCCATTGGTCAGGAGTCTCCGCTGGGCCACGGCCCTCTGCCCTCTCCCCCTGACGCCCTAGCTTGCATCAGCACCCCCACACAGTTTCTCACTCAGGTTCCTCCgccaccctctcctcttcctcccttccatGGGCCCTGCCAACCAGTGAAGTTGAGCAATGGGACAGCAGTTCTGAGAACCGGCCCTGCACTGATCAAG TCCCAGCCAAAGCCCACCTCAGAGCGCCCCCCTCAGCGATCCAAGAAGCCCAAGGACAACAAGCCCAAGGTGAGGAAGCTGAAGTACCACCAGTACATCCCCCCGGACCAGAAGGCCGACCACGAGCCGCCCCCTCAGCTGGACTCCACCTACGCCAAGATCCTCCACCAGCAGCAGCTCTTCCTCCAGCTGCAGATCCTCAACCAGCAGCAGCAACACTACAACTACCACACCATCCTTCCTGCACCACccaa acCACTAACAGATCAACCACCTCCCACCAATGGCCCCTCTCCTTCTCCGGCCGTGCCCGCCTCCTCGACATCCTCCTCCAGTCAAAGTGCACCAAGCCGGCAGAATGTCACACATGTAGGAGGGGCCACACCAGGTTCTTTGCCTCCTAACCTGGACGACCTGAAG GTGGCTGAACTGAAGCATGAGCTCAAACTGCGGAGCTTGCCTGTATCAGGCACCAAGAATGACCTCATCGAGCGGTTGAGGAACTATCAGGCTCAGCAGAACagtcgtggtggtggtagtgcaaCAACTACAACAgcagggggtgccacagggtctGGGGCCGGAGTGCCCAAAACCAACCacccaacacaacaacaacaaaaacaactactactactacaacaacagcaACTTTCCCaacaccaggccctgtcctctgTGGTCCACCAATCAGGAGAAGCAGGTGTGGTAACCTTGGCAACCTTCCCGTTCATGACCACTGCTCCACAGCAGGTCATGCACTTTGGCAGCACTAGCTCCTCCCCGCCAGTCTCTCCTGCCCCCTCGGACCGCTCGCTAGCTGGGATGAGCCCAGACGAGACGAGCTGTAATGGAGACTCATTTGGGGAGATG GTAAGCTCTCCACTCACCCAGCTaagcctccatccctccccccagCACCTTGGCACTATCAAAGAGGAGTTGAGCGGCTCGGCCCCAACAGCCTGCCAGTTCTCCATGGCTGCTCTGCAGAAACGCTTGCAAGTAGCACCCCCGTCTGTGAACAAGGACCAGATGCTGCAGGAGAAGGACAAGCAGATCGAGGCGCTGACGTGTATGCTAAGACAGAAACAGCGGCTGGTGGAGACCCTGCGCGTCCAGCTGGAACAGGGCAAGAGAGGGGGCCAGGACGCCCCCCCAGAATCCCTGGGCCTTGTCAGGGTGAAGGAAGAGCCCCCAGACATCCCCAGCATCCCCTCCACATTTATCCCCATTGCCCGCTCCCCGACTCCTTCCCAGTGCCACATGGAGGTCACCAAGATGACCATCAAGCAGGAGGTCGGGGATGTGGAAGAGGCCGTGGAGCCGTCCTTGGAAGCCCCACCTCAGCAGGTGCAGCTGGAGCAGATCCAGGCGCAGCAGCGGTCGCAACTCGAGCAGCTGAAGCTACAGCAGATGCAGCAGATCAACGCGCTGCAGCTGGCACAGCAGCAGGCCTTGCAGCAGCTGCTCCTACAGCAGAACCAGCAGAATCTGCAGAAACACCGCTCACAGCAGAGGAAGAAGAAGTCCCACAAGCAACAGctcaagcagcagcagcaacagctactgtcccaacaacaacagcagatACAATCAAAGAACCAACAGCTGTTACAGTCAAAGCATCAACATCAGCAGATATTGcaggcacaacaacaacaacagcagctgaAGTCACAACAG GTGTCTCAGATGTTCCTCAATCAGCAGTCGCGCTCCACCACTTCCTTCCCCTTGGATCTCCTCAAGACACACTCCACACCTACCCTGGTGACAGACAGCAACGGCAACCATTTCCTCATCGCACTGACCAATCACTGTGCCGAGAGCCAAGGGAGTGAAACGCCACAAGGCACTCCACAGGGCAAAGCATCCAATCGCATCATACTGCAG AGACTGCAGTCAACTCCCACCAAGCTGCCCAGCCAATCCCCTCTTCAGTTGTCCAGCAGTGACACCCAATCAAAACCGAAAACTCAACCAGGCCTCGTGAAACAGCCAACCAGAAAG GGACAGAAGGCGGGGCTGCAGGTGTCAACCAATCACTCCCCAGGGGTCGCGCTCTCCTTCTCTGCCCCGCCCAATCTCCAGCCTTTCTTCCCCAATGATGACTCCTCCCCTTCTGAAAAagacatctccccctctcctccagctcaAACG GAGGATTTGAGTCCAGGTCTTGACCATGAAcccctgttcagccctccttctCCCAAACAAacgccctcccctaacccaccagATGACAAG GATAATGGATCCACCCAGCATATGGACGACCTCTTCGACATCCTGATTCAGACAGGAG aaaTCTCAGCCACCTTCAAACCAGCGCCCGACCCTTCCCTGGCGCGATTGCGCCCCAACACCCCTTCCCCTTCCCGCTCTCaggccccctcccctctccagctTCAACTCCACTTTTCACCCCCAACCCCTCCCGAACCCGAGACCCCCAAGCCGAGCCCAGGGGAAGAGGAGCTGCAGGCGCCGGCCACCATTGACCAGGACGTAAGCAACACCGGAAGTGGACGTCTGGAGGACTTCCTGGAGAGCACCACGGGCAAACCCCTCCTGGGAGTGGAGCCTGGCGGGCCCCTGACCCTGATTGACGACCTTCACAGTCAAATGCTGAGCACCCCCAGCATCCTGGACCACACATCCTCGCCCATGGACACCTATGAGCTGTCGGGCTACACGGCCAACCCCCCTGGCCTGAACTTCGGAGACCATGCCCTGGACAGCATGGATTGGCTGGATATCACCATGGGAGGGGCGAGCAACGAGATTGCAGGGCTCGCCCCACTGGGTCCCCTGGGCCCCCACACTCCCCCCAGCGTCTTCTCAGCAGACTTTCTGGACAGTTCAGACCTGCAGCTCCACTGGGACTCCTGCTTATAG
- the LOC112226163 gene encoding myocardin-related transcription factor A isoform X2 — MLDTNPTLHTDPTSFGPPPISNSMDKQRIRLELERRACQSLREVLQLKLQQRRTREELVSQGIMPPLKSPAAFHEQRRSLERARTEDYLKRKIRSRPERSELVRMHILEDHVPDGCWLANPLCAVCSETSVEPSLQAKQLQLKRARLADDLNDKISHRPGPMELIHKNILPVHSSIKQAIIETDFPKVAGEISSFDEDSSDTLSPEQPIGQESPLGHGPLPSPPDALACISTPTQFLTQVPPPPSPLPPFHGPCQPVKLSNGTAVLRTGPALIKSQPKPTSERPPQRSKKPKDNKPKVRKLKYHQYIPPDQKADHEPPPQLDSTYAKILHQQQLFLQLQILNQQQQHYNYHTILPAPPKPLTDQPPPTNGPSPSPAVPASSTSSSSQSAPSRQNVTHVGGATPGSLPPNLDDLKVAELKHELKLRSLPVSGTKNDLIERLRNYQAQQNSRGGGSATTTTAGGATGSGAGVPKTNHPTQQQQKQLLLLQQQQLSQHQALSSVVHQSGEAGVVTLATFPFMTTAPQQVMHFGSTSSSPPVSPAPSDRSLAGMSPDETSCNGDSFGEMVSSPLTQLSLHPSPQHLGTIKEELSGSAPTACQFSMAALQKRLQVAPPSVNKDQMLQEKDKQIEALTCMLRQKQRLVETLRVQLEQGKRGGQDAPPESLGLVRVKEEPPDIPSIPSTFIPIARSPTPSQCHMEVTKMTIKQEVGDVEEAVEPSLEAPPQQVQLEQIQAQQRSQLEQLKLQQMQQINALQLAQQQALQQLLLQQNQQNLQKHRSQQRKKKSHKQQLKQQQQQLLSQQQQQIQSKNQQLLQSKHQHQQILQAQQQQQQLKSQQVSQMFLNQQSRSTTSFPLDLLKTHSTPTLVTDSNGNHFLIALTNHCAESQGSETPQGTPQGKASNRIILQRLQSTPTKLPSQSPLQLSSSDTQSKPKTQPGLVKQPTRKGQKAGLQVSTNHSPGVALSFSAPPNLQPFFPNDDSSPSEKDISPSPPAQTEDLSPGLDHEPLFSPPSPKQTPSPNPPDDKDNGSTQHMDDLFDILIQTGEISATFKPAPDPSLARLRPNTPSPSRSQAPSPLQLQLHFSPPTPPEPETPKPSPGEEELQAPATIDQDVSNTGSGRLEDFLESTTGKPLLGVEPGGPLTLIDDLHSQMLSTPSILDHTSSPMDTYELSGYTANPPGLNFGDHALDSMDWLDITMGGASNEIAGLAPLGPLGPHTPPSVFSADFLDSSDLQLHWDSCL; from the exons cgctGAAAAGTCCAGCTGCCTTCCACGAACAGAGACGAAGTTTAGAGCGAGCGCGG aCTGAAGACTACCTAAAGAGGAAGATCCGAAGTCGGCCGGAGAGGTCGGAGCTGGTCAGGATGCACATTCTGGAGG ATCACGTGCCTGATGGTTGTTGGCTGGCTAACccgctgtgtgctgtgtgttcaGAGACGTCGGTGGAACCCTCCCTCCAGGCCAAACAACTGCAGCTGAAGAGGGCCCGTCTGGCTGACGACCTCAACGACAAGATCTCCCACCGGCCCGGCCCCATGGAGCTCATTCACAAGAACATCCTGCCTGTACACAGCAGTATCAAACAGGCCATCATAG agacagacttcCCCAAGGTTGCTGGGGAGATATCCTCCTTTGATGAGGACAGTAGTGATACTCTCTCTCCTGAGCAGCCCATTGGTCAGGAGTCTCCGCTGGGCCACGGCCCTCTGCCCTCTCCCCCTGACGCCCTAGCTTGCATCAGCACCCCCACACAGTTTCTCACTCAGGTTCCTCCgccaccctctcctcttcctcccttccatGGGCCCTGCCAACCAGTGAAGTTGAGCAATGGGACAGCAGTTCTGAGAACCGGCCCTGCACTGATCAAG TCCCAGCCAAAGCCCACCTCAGAGCGCCCCCCTCAGCGATCCAAGAAGCCCAAGGACAACAAGCCCAAGGTGAGGAAGCTGAAGTACCACCAGTACATCCCCCCGGACCAGAAGGCCGACCACGAGCCGCCCCCTCAGCTGGACTCCACCTACGCCAAGATCCTCCACCAGCAGCAGCTCTTCCTCCAGCTGCAGATCCTCAACCAGCAGCAGCAACACTACAACTACCACACCATCCTTCCTGCACCACccaa acCACTAACAGATCAACCACCTCCCACCAATGGCCCCTCTCCTTCTCCGGCCGTGCCCGCCTCCTCGACATCCTCCTCCAGTCAAAGTGCACCAAGCCGGCAGAATGTCACACATGTAGGAGGGGCCACACCAGGTTCTTTGCCTCCTAACCTGGACGACCTGAAG GTGGCTGAACTGAAGCATGAGCTCAAACTGCGGAGCTTGCCTGTATCAGGCACCAAGAATGACCTCATCGAGCGGTTGAGGAACTATCAGGCTCAGCAGAACagtcgtggtggtggtagtgcaaCAACTACAACAgcagggggtgccacagggtctGGGGCCGGAGTGCCCAAAACCAACCacccaacacaacaacaacaaaaacaactactactactacaacaacagcaACTTTCCCaacaccaggccctgtcctctgTGGTCCACCAATCAGGAGAAGCAGGTGTGGTAACCTTGGCAACCTTCCCGTTCATGACCACTGCTCCACAGCAGGTCATGCACTTTGGCAGCACTAGCTCCTCCCCGCCAGTCTCTCCTGCCCCCTCGGACCGCTCGCTAGCTGGGATGAGCCCAGACGAGACGAGCTGTAATGGAGACTCATTTGGGGAGATG GTAAGCTCTCCACTCACCCAGCTaagcctccatccctccccccagCACCTTGGCACTATCAAAGAGGAGTTGAGCGGCTCGGCCCCAACAGCCTGCCAGTTCTCCATGGCTGCTCTGCAGAAACGCTTGCAAGTAGCACCCCCGTCTGTGAACAAGGACCAGATGCTGCAGGAGAAGGACAAGCAGATCGAGGCGCTGACGTGTATGCTAAGACAGAAACAGCGGCTGGTGGAGACCCTGCGCGTCCAGCTGGAACAGGGCAAGAGAGGGGGCCAGGACGCCCCCCCAGAATCCCTGGGCCTTGTCAGGGTGAAGGAAGAGCCCCCAGACATCCCCAGCATCCCCTCCACATTTATCCCCATTGCCCGCTCCCCGACTCCTTCCCAGTGCCACATGGAGGTCACCAAGATGACCATCAAGCAGGAGGTCGGGGATGTGGAAGAGGCCGTGGAGCCGTCCTTGGAAGCCCCACCTCAGCAGGTGCAGCTGGAGCAGATCCAGGCGCAGCAGCGGTCGCAACTCGAGCAGCTGAAGCTACAGCAGATGCAGCAGATCAACGCGCTGCAGCTGGCACAGCAGCAGGCCTTGCAGCAGCTGCTCCTACAGCAGAACCAGCAGAATCTGCAGAAACACCGCTCACAGCAGAGGAAGAAGAAGTCCCACAAGCAACAGctcaagcagcagcagcaacagctactgtcccaacaacaacagcagatACAATCAAAGAACCAACAGCTGTTACAGTCAAAGCATCAACATCAGCAGATATTGcaggcacaacaacaacaacagcagctgaAGTCACAACAG GTGTCTCAGATGTTCCTCAATCAGCAGTCGCGCTCCACCACTTCCTTCCCCTTGGATCTCCTCAAGACACACTCCACACCTACCCTGGTGACAGACAGCAACGGCAACCATTTCCTCATCGCACTGACCAATCACTGTGCCGAGAGCCAAGGGAGTGAAACGCCACAAGGCACTCCACAGGGCAAAGCATCCAATCGCATCATACTGCAG AGACTGCAGTCAACTCCCACCAAGCTGCCCAGCCAATCCCCTCTTCAGTTGTCCAGCAGTGACACCCAATCAAAACCGAAAACTCAACCAGGCCTCGTGAAACAGCCAACCAGAAAG GGACAGAAGGCGGGGCTGCAGGTGTCAACCAATCACTCCCCAGGGGTCGCGCTCTCCTTCTCTGCCCCGCCCAATCTCCAGCCTTTCTTCCCCAATGATGACTCCTCCCCTTCTGAAAAagacatctccccctctcctccagctcaAACG GAGGATTTGAGTCCAGGTCTTGACCATGAAcccctgttcagccctccttctCCCAAACAAacgccctcccctaacccaccagATGACAAG GATAATGGATCCACCCAGCATATGGACGACCTCTTCGACATCCTGATTCAGACAGGAG aaaTCTCAGCCACCTTCAAACCAGCGCCCGACCCTTCCCTGGCGCGATTGCGCCCCAACACCCCTTCCCCTTCCCGCTCTCaggccccctcccctctccagctTCAACTCCACTTTTCACCCCCAACCCCTCCCGAACCCGAGACCCCCAAGCCGAGCCCAGGGGAAGAGGAGCTGCAGGCGCCGGCCACCATTGACCAGGACGTAAGCAACACCGGAAGTGGACGTCTGGAGGACTTCCTGGAGAGCACCACGGGCAAACCCCTCCTGGGAGTGGAGCCTGGCGGGCCCCTGACCCTGATTGACGACCTTCACAGTCAAATGCTGAGCACCCCCAGCATCCTGGACCACACATCCTCGCCCATGGACACCTATGAGCTGTCGGGCTACACGGCCAACCCCCCTGGCCTGAACTTCGGAGACCATGCCCTGGACAGCATGGATTGGCTGGATATCACCATGGGAGGGGCGAGCAACGAGATTGCAGGGCTCGCCCCACTGGGTCCCCTGGGCCCCCACACTCCCCCCAGCGTCTTCTCAGCAGACTTTCTGGACAGTTCAGACCTGCAGCTCCACTGGGACTCCTGCTTATAG
- the LOC112226163 gene encoding myocardin-related transcription factor A isoform X5 produces the protein MITSVSAVRRLCGRGRGESEGRKSMLQLKLQQRRTREELVSQGIMPPLKSPAAFHEQRRSLERARTEDYLKRKIRSRPERSELVRMHILEDHVPDGCWLANPLCAVCSETSVEPSLQAKQLQLKRARLADDLNDKISHRPGPMELIHKNILPVHSSIKQAIIETDFPKVAGEISSFDEDSSDTLSPEQPIGQESPLGHGPLPSPPDALACISTPTQFLTQVPPPPSPLPPFHGPCQPVKLSNGTAVLRTGPALIKSQPKPTSERPPQRSKKPKDNKPKVRKLKYHQYIPPDQKADHEPPPQLDSTYAKILHQQQLFLQLQILNQQQQHYNYHTILPAPPKPLTDQPPPTNGPSPSPAVPASSTSSSSQSAPSRQNVTHVGGATPGSLPPNLDDLKVAELKHELKLRSLPVSGTKNDLIERLRNYQAQQNSRGGGSATTTTAGGATGSGAGVPKTNHPTQQQQKQLLLLQQQQLSQHQALSSVVHQSGEAGVVTLATFPFMTTAPQQVMHFGSTSSSPPVSPAPSDRSLAGMSPDETSCNGDSFGEMVSSPLTQLSLHPSPQHLGTIKEELSGSAPTACQFSMAALQKRLQVAPPSVNKDQMLQEKDKQIEALTCMLRQKQRLVETLRVQLEQGKRGGQDAPPESLGLVRVKEEPPDIPSIPSTFIPIARSPTPSQCHMEVTKMTIKQEVGDVEEAVEPSLEAPPQQVQLEQIQAQQRSQLEQLKLQQMQQINALQLAQQQALQQLLLQQNQQNLQKHRSQQRKKKSHKQQLKQQQQQLLSQQQQQIQSKNQQLLQSKHQHQQILQAQQQQQQLKSQQVSQMFLNQQSRSTTSFPLDLLKTHSTPTLVTDSNGNHFLIALTNHCAESQGSETPQGTPQGKASNRIILQRLQSTPTKLPSQSPLQLSSSDTQSKPKTQPGLVKQPTRKGQKAGLQVSTNHSPGVALSFSAPPNLQPFFPNDDSSPSEKDISPSPPAQTEDLSPGLDHEPLFSPPSPKQTPSPNPPDDKDNGSTQHMDDLFDILIQTGEISATFKPAPDPSLARLRPNTPSPSRSQAPSPLQLQLHFSPPTPPEPETPKPSPGEEELQAPATIDQDVSNTGSGRLEDFLESTTGKPLLGVEPGGPLTLIDDLHSQMLSTPSILDHTSSPMDTYELSGYTANPPGLNFGDHALDSMDWLDITMGGASNEIAGLAPLGPLGPHTPPSVFSADFLDSSDLQLHWDSCL, from the exons cgctGAAAAGTCCAGCTGCCTTCCACGAACAGAGACGAAGTTTAGAGCGAGCGCGG aCTGAAGACTACCTAAAGAGGAAGATCCGAAGTCGGCCGGAGAGGTCGGAGCTGGTCAGGATGCACATTCTGGAGG ATCACGTGCCTGATGGTTGTTGGCTGGCTAACccgctgtgtgctgtgtgttcaGAGACGTCGGTGGAACCCTCCCTCCAGGCCAAACAACTGCAGCTGAAGAGGGCCCGTCTGGCTGACGACCTCAACGACAAGATCTCCCACCGGCCCGGCCCCATGGAGCTCATTCACAAGAACATCCTGCCTGTACACAGCAGTATCAAACAGGCCATCATAG agacagacttcCCCAAGGTTGCTGGGGAGATATCCTCCTTTGATGAGGACAGTAGTGATACTCTCTCTCCTGAGCAGCCCATTGGTCAGGAGTCTCCGCTGGGCCACGGCCCTCTGCCCTCTCCCCCTGACGCCCTAGCTTGCATCAGCACCCCCACACAGTTTCTCACTCAGGTTCCTCCgccaccctctcctcttcctcccttccatGGGCCCTGCCAACCAGTGAAGTTGAGCAATGGGACAGCAGTTCTGAGAACCGGCCCTGCACTGATCAAG TCCCAGCCAAAGCCCACCTCAGAGCGCCCCCCTCAGCGATCCAAGAAGCCCAAGGACAACAAGCCCAAGGTGAGGAAGCTGAAGTACCACCAGTACATCCCCCCGGACCAGAAGGCCGACCACGAGCCGCCCCCTCAGCTGGACTCCACCTACGCCAAGATCCTCCACCAGCAGCAGCTCTTCCTCCAGCTGCAGATCCTCAACCAGCAGCAGCAACACTACAACTACCACACCATCCTTCCTGCACCACccaa acCACTAACAGATCAACCACCTCCCACCAATGGCCCCTCTCCTTCTCCGGCCGTGCCCGCCTCCTCGACATCCTCCTCCAGTCAAAGTGCACCAAGCCGGCAGAATGTCACACATGTAGGAGGGGCCACACCAGGTTCTTTGCCTCCTAACCTGGACGACCTGAAG GTGGCTGAACTGAAGCATGAGCTCAAACTGCGGAGCTTGCCTGTATCAGGCACCAAGAATGACCTCATCGAGCGGTTGAGGAACTATCAGGCTCAGCAGAACagtcgtggtggtggtagtgcaaCAACTACAACAgcagggggtgccacagggtctGGGGCCGGAGTGCCCAAAACCAACCacccaacacaacaacaacaaaaacaactactactactacaacaacagcaACTTTCCCaacaccaggccctgtcctctgTGGTCCACCAATCAGGAGAAGCAGGTGTGGTAACCTTGGCAACCTTCCCGTTCATGACCACTGCTCCACAGCAGGTCATGCACTTTGGCAGCACTAGCTCCTCCCCGCCAGTCTCTCCTGCCCCCTCGGACCGCTCGCTAGCTGGGATGAGCCCAGACGAGACGAGCTGTAATGGAGACTCATTTGGGGAGATG GTAAGCTCTCCACTCACCCAGCTaagcctccatccctccccccagCACCTTGGCACTATCAAAGAGGAGTTGAGCGGCTCGGCCCCAACAGCCTGCCAGTTCTCCATGGCTGCTCTGCAGAAACGCTTGCAAGTAGCACCCCCGTCTGTGAACAAGGACCAGATGCTGCAGGAGAAGGACAAGCAGATCGAGGCGCTGACGTGTATGCTAAGACAGAAACAGCGGCTGGTGGAGACCCTGCGCGTCCAGCTGGAACAGGGCAAGAGAGGGGGCCAGGACGCCCCCCCAGAATCCCTGGGCCTTGTCAGGGTGAAGGAAGAGCCCCCAGACATCCCCAGCATCCCCTCCACATTTATCCCCATTGCCCGCTCCCCGACTCCTTCCCAGTGCCACATGGAGGTCACCAAGATGACCATCAAGCAGGAGGTCGGGGATGTGGAAGAGGCCGTGGAGCCGTCCTTGGAAGCCCCACCTCAGCAGGTGCAGCTGGAGCAGATCCAGGCGCAGCAGCGGTCGCAACTCGAGCAGCTGAAGCTACAGCAGATGCAGCAGATCAACGCGCTGCAGCTGGCACAGCAGCAGGCCTTGCAGCAGCTGCTCCTACAGCAGAACCAGCAGAATCTGCAGAAACACCGCTCACAGCAGAGGAAGAAGAAGTCCCACAAGCAACAGctcaagcagcagcagcaacagctactgtcccaacaacaacagcagatACAATCAAAGAACCAACAGCTGTTACAGTCAAAGCATCAACATCAGCAGATATTGcaggcacaacaacaacaacagcagctgaAGTCACAACAG GTGTCTCAGATGTTCCTCAATCAGCAGTCGCGCTCCACCACTTCCTTCCCCTTGGATCTCCTCAAGACACACTCCACACCTACCCTGGTGACAGACAGCAACGGCAACCATTTCCTCATCGCACTGACCAATCACTGTGCCGAGAGCCAAGGGAGTGAAACGCCACAAGGCACTCCACAGGGCAAAGCATCCAATCGCATCATACTGCAG AGACTGCAGTCAACTCCCACCAAGCTGCCCAGCCAATCCCCTCTTCAGTTGTCCAGCAGTGACACCCAATCAAAACCGAAAACTCAACCAGGCCTCGTGAAACAGCCAACCAGAAAG GGACAGAAGGCGGGGCTGCAGGTGTCAACCAATCACTCCCCAGGGGTCGCGCTCTCCTTCTCTGCCCCGCCCAATCTCCAGCCTTTCTTCCCCAATGATGACTCCTCCCCTTCTGAAAAagacatctccccctctcctccagctcaAACG GAGGATTTGAGTCCAGGTCTTGACCATGAAcccctgttcagccctccttctCCCAAACAAacgccctcccctaacccaccagATGACAAG GATAATGGATCCACCCAGCATATGGACGACCTCTTCGACATCCTGATTCAGACAGGAG aaaTCTCAGCCACCTTCAAACCAGCGCCCGACCCTTCCCTGGCGCGATTGCGCCCCAACACCCCTTCCCCTTCCCGCTCTCaggccccctcccctctccagctTCAACTCCACTTTTCACCCCCAACCCCTCCCGAACCCGAGACCCCCAAGCCGAGCCCAGGGGAAGAGGAGCTGCAGGCGCCGGCCACCATTGACCAGGACGTAAGCAACACCGGAAGTGGACGTCTGGAGGACTTCCTGGAGAGCACCACGGGCAAACCCCTCCTGGGAGTGGAGCCTGGCGGGCCCCTGACCCTGATTGACGACCTTCACAGTCAAATGCTGAGCACCCCCAGCATCCTGGACCACACATCCTCGCCCATGGACACCTATGAGCTGTCGGGCTACACGGCCAACCCCCCTGGCCTGAACTTCGGAGACCATGCCCTGGACAGCATGGATTGGCTGGATATCACCATGGGAGGGGCGAGCAACGAGATTGCAGGGCTCGCCCCACTGGGTCCCCTGGGCCCCCACACTCCCCCCAGCGTCTTCTCAGCAGACTTTCTGGACAGTTCAGACCTGCAGCTCCACTGGGACTCCTGCTTATAG